From a region of the Sander lucioperca isolate FBNREF2018 chromosome 8, SLUC_FBN_1.2, whole genome shotgun sequence genome:
- the ift88 gene encoding intraflagellar transport protein 88 homolog isoform X5, whose protein sequence is MENVHLAGEEEDLYSGYNDYNPTFDSEELENDVGFQQAVRTSHGRRPPMTAKFPGTAIGARPLASSFGARIPLASSMGRPMTGAVQDGAARPMTAVRAAGYTSSLTRGSTFDPLGQSKGPAPSLEAKNEDTPEEKIKILEKKVNDLIEESCMAQSIGALQLALEKAKEAGRKERALVRQREQSGNADHINLDLTYSVLLNLANQYANNEMYPEALNSYQVIVKNKMFSNAGRLKVNMANIYVKQKNYPKAIKFYRMALDQISNAHKEMRIKIMQNIGVVFVRMGQYSDAITSFEHIMSESPNIKTGFNLILCYYAIGDRERMKKAFQKLISVPLGIDDEDKYIPSNDDTDSSMVIEAIKNDKLHQMERDLKVLAEKYIMTAAKLIAPAIETSFATGFDWCVDMVKNSQYVELANDLEINKAITYLRQKDFNQVEAVETLKTFEKKDSRVKSAAATNLSFLYFLEKDYDQADRYADLAMTADRYNPAALINKGNTVFVKQDYEKAAEFYKEALRNDSSCTEALYNLGLTYKKLNRLEEALDCFLKLHAILRNSAQVMYQLANLYELLEDPQQAIEWLIQVLSVTHTDPQALAKLGELYDGEGDKSQAFQYYYESFRYFPSNIDVIEWLGAYYIETQFCEKAIQYFERATLIQPTQVKWQLMVASCYRRSGNYQKALETYKDIHRKFPENVECLRFLVRLCTDMGLKEVQDYATKLKKAEKMKEIKEQRVKSGREGSARGRRESREGSAGSAAGVSTPVLTSPKKASIMEMDVKADSGHSSNSTKGERLSAKMRSLPGSNEPYEASSPKEIDASYVDPLGPQMERPKTGAKRRVEDDDFADEELGDDLLPE, encoded by the exons ATGGAAAATGTGCATTTGgctggggaggaggaggatctTTATTCGGGTTACAACGATTATAATCCAACGTTTGACTCCGAG GAGTTGGAAAACGATGTGGGCTTCCAGCAAGCAGTGAGGACAAGTCATGGAAGAAGACCTCCG ATGACTGCCAAATTTCCTGGCACTGCCATTGGCGCTCGACCTTTAGCTTCTTCCTTTGGA GCTCGGATCCCTCTGGCCTCTTCAATGGGCAGACCCATGACTGGAGCTGTGCAG GATGGAGCAGCCCGACCAATGACTGCTGTGAGAGCAGCAGGTTACACTTCCTCCCTGACACGTG GCTCGACCTTTGACCCTCTGGGCCAGTCCAAAGGCCCTGCACCTTCACTTGAAGCAAAGAATGAGGACAC ACCTGAGGAGAAGATTAAGAttctggagaaaaaagtgaATGACCTGATAGAAGAGAGCTGCATGGCACAGAGCATTGGAGCCTTACAACTG GCCCTTGAAAAGGCCAAAGAGgcagggaggaaggagagagcaCTGGTGAGACAGAGGGAACAATCTGGCAATGCGGACCACATCAATTTAGACCTCACCTACTCT GTTTTGCTCAACCTTGCCAACCAGTATGCGAACAATGAAATGTACCCAGAGGCCCTAAACAGCTACCAGGTCATTGTTAAGAACAAGATGTTCAGTAACGCAG GCCGCCTAAAAGTCAACATGGCCAACATCTACGTCAAACAGAAGAACTATCCTAAAGCCATCAAGTTCTACCGAATGGCACTGGATCAGATCTCCAACGCTCACAAGGAAATGAGGATCAAGATCATGCAGAACATCGGCGTGGTCTTTGTTCGCATGGGCCAATACTCAGACGCCATAACATCTTTCGAGCACATCATGAGTGAGAGTCCCAATATCAAGACCGGCTTCAACCTCATCCTGTGCTACTATGCCATCGGTGACAGGGAGAGGATGAAAAAGGCCTTTCAGAAGCTCATCTCTGTTCCTCTGGGCATCGATGATGAAGACAAGTACATCCCATCTAAT GATGACACAGACTCAAGTATGGTCATCGAGGCCATTAAGAACGACAAACTTCACCAGATGGAAAGAGATCT AAAAGTCCTGGCTGAGAAGTACATCATGACCGCTGCCAAACTCATTGCTCCGGCCATTGAGACATCTTTTGCTACTGGATTTGACTG GTGTGTGGACATGGTGAAGAATTCTCAGTATGTTGAGCTTGCCAACGATCTAGAGATAAACAAAGCTATCACCTACCTCCGACAGAAGGACTTCAACCAG GTTGAG GCAGTGGAGACTCTAAAGACATTTGAGAAGAAGGACAGCAGAGTGAAGAGTGCTGCTGCCACCAACCTCTCCTTCCTCTACTTCCTG GAGAAGGACTATGACCAGGCTGACCGATACGCAGACCTTGCCATGACCGCTGACCGCTACAACCCGGCAGCACTTATCAACAAAGGCAACACTGTGTTCGTCAAGCAAGACTATGAAAAGGCTGCAGAGTTCTACAAAGAAGCACTGAGGAATGATTCCTCCTGCACTGAGGCCCTCTACAACCTGG GTCTAACTTATAAGAAACTGAATCGTCTCGAGGAGGCTCTGGACTGCTTCCTGAAGCTCCATGCCATTCTACGGAACAGTGCCCAAGTCATGTACCAGCTGGCCAATCT ATATGAGCTTCTGGAAGATCCCCAACAGGCAATCGAGTGGTTGATACAGGTCTTGAGTGTAACTCACACCGACCCCCAGGCACTGGCCAAACTGGGGGAGCTCTATGATGGCGAGGGGGACAAATCCCAGGCTTTCCAGTACTACTACGAG TCCTTCAGGTACTTCCCCTCCAACATCGATGTGATCGAGTGGCTTGGGGCTTACTACATCGAGACACAGTTCTGTGAGAAAGCCATTCAGTACTTTGAAAGAGCCACACTCATACA ACCAACCCAGGTGAAGTGGCAGTTAATGGTGGCAAGCTGCTACAGAAGAAGTG GAAACTACCAGAAGGCTCTGGAAACGTATAAAGACATTCACCGCAAGTTTCCAGAAAATGTGGAAT GCCTGCGTTTCTTGGTGAGGCTGTGTACGGACATGGGTTTAAAGGAAGTCCAAGATTACGCCACCAAGCTGAAGAAAGCAGAGAAGATGAAGGAGATCAAAGAACAG AGGGTGAAGTCGGGGCGGGAGGGCAGTGCCAGAGGTCGGAGAGAAAGCCGAGAGGGCAGCGCCGGGAGTGCTG CAGGCGTCTCCACACCTGTCCTCACCTCTCCTAAGAAGGCCAGCATTATGG AGATGGATGTTAAAGCAG
- the ift88 gene encoding intraflagellar transport protein 88 homolog isoform X1 yields MENVHLAGEEEDLYSGYNDYNPTFDSEELENDVGFQQAVRTSHGRRPPMTAKFPGTAIGARPLASSFGARIPLASSMGRPMTGAVQDGAARPMTAVRAAGYTSSLTRGSTFDPLGQSKGPAPSLEAKNEDTPEEKIKILEKKVNDLIEESCMAQSIGALQLALEKAKEAGRKERALVRQREQSGNADHINLDLTYSVLLNLANQYANNEMYPEALNSYQVIVKNKMFSNAGRLKVNMANIYVKQKNYPKAIKFYRMALDQISNAHKEMRIKIMQNIGVVFVRMGQYSDAITSFEHIMSESPNIKTGFNLILCYYAIGDRERMKKAFQKLISVPLGIDDEDKYIPSNDDTDSSMVIEAIKNDKLHQMERDLKVLAEKYIMTAAKLIAPAIETSFATGFDWCVDMVKNSQYVELANDLEINKAITYLRQKDFNQVEAVETLKTFEKKDSRVKSAAATNLSFLYFLEKDYDQADRYADLAMTADRYNPAALINKGNTVFVKQDYEKAAEFYKEALRNDSSCTEALYNLGLTYKKLNRLEEALDCFLKLHAILRNSAQVMYQLANLYELLEDPQQAIEWLIQVLSVTHTDPQALAKLGELYDGEGDKSQAFQYYYESFRYFPSNIDVIEWLGAYYIETQFCEKAIQYFERATLIQPTQVKWQLMVASCYRRSGNYQKALETYKDIHRKFPENVECLRFLVRLCTDMGLKEVQDYATKLKKAEKMKEIKEQRVKSGREGSARGRRESREGSAGSAAGVSTPVLTSPKKASIMEMDVKAVSQSESKQLSPLLDSGRDSGHSSNSTKGERLSAKMRSLPGSNEPYEASSPKEIDASYVDPLGPQMERPKTGAKRRVEDDDFADEELGDDLLPE; encoded by the exons ATGGAAAATGTGCATTTGgctggggaggaggaggatctTTATTCGGGTTACAACGATTATAATCCAACGTTTGACTCCGAG GAGTTGGAAAACGATGTGGGCTTCCAGCAAGCAGTGAGGACAAGTCATGGAAGAAGACCTCCG ATGACTGCCAAATTTCCTGGCACTGCCATTGGCGCTCGACCTTTAGCTTCTTCCTTTGGA GCTCGGATCCCTCTGGCCTCTTCAATGGGCAGACCCATGACTGGAGCTGTGCAG GATGGAGCAGCCCGACCAATGACTGCTGTGAGAGCAGCAGGTTACACTTCCTCCCTGACACGTG GCTCGACCTTTGACCCTCTGGGCCAGTCCAAAGGCCCTGCACCTTCACTTGAAGCAAAGAATGAGGACAC ACCTGAGGAGAAGATTAAGAttctggagaaaaaagtgaATGACCTGATAGAAGAGAGCTGCATGGCACAGAGCATTGGAGCCTTACAACTG GCCCTTGAAAAGGCCAAAGAGgcagggaggaaggagagagcaCTGGTGAGACAGAGGGAACAATCTGGCAATGCGGACCACATCAATTTAGACCTCACCTACTCT GTTTTGCTCAACCTTGCCAACCAGTATGCGAACAATGAAATGTACCCAGAGGCCCTAAACAGCTACCAGGTCATTGTTAAGAACAAGATGTTCAGTAACGCAG GCCGCCTAAAAGTCAACATGGCCAACATCTACGTCAAACAGAAGAACTATCCTAAAGCCATCAAGTTCTACCGAATGGCACTGGATCAGATCTCCAACGCTCACAAGGAAATGAGGATCAAGATCATGCAGAACATCGGCGTGGTCTTTGTTCGCATGGGCCAATACTCAGACGCCATAACATCTTTCGAGCACATCATGAGTGAGAGTCCCAATATCAAGACCGGCTTCAACCTCATCCTGTGCTACTATGCCATCGGTGACAGGGAGAGGATGAAAAAGGCCTTTCAGAAGCTCATCTCTGTTCCTCTGGGCATCGATGATGAAGACAAGTACATCCCATCTAAT GATGACACAGACTCAAGTATGGTCATCGAGGCCATTAAGAACGACAAACTTCACCAGATGGAAAGAGATCT AAAAGTCCTGGCTGAGAAGTACATCATGACCGCTGCCAAACTCATTGCTCCGGCCATTGAGACATCTTTTGCTACTGGATTTGACTG GTGTGTGGACATGGTGAAGAATTCTCAGTATGTTGAGCTTGCCAACGATCTAGAGATAAACAAAGCTATCACCTACCTCCGACAGAAGGACTTCAACCAG GTTGAG GCAGTGGAGACTCTAAAGACATTTGAGAAGAAGGACAGCAGAGTGAAGAGTGCTGCTGCCACCAACCTCTCCTTCCTCTACTTCCTG GAGAAGGACTATGACCAGGCTGACCGATACGCAGACCTTGCCATGACCGCTGACCGCTACAACCCGGCAGCACTTATCAACAAAGGCAACACTGTGTTCGTCAAGCAAGACTATGAAAAGGCTGCAGAGTTCTACAAAGAAGCACTGAGGAATGATTCCTCCTGCACTGAGGCCCTCTACAACCTGG GTCTAACTTATAAGAAACTGAATCGTCTCGAGGAGGCTCTGGACTGCTTCCTGAAGCTCCATGCCATTCTACGGAACAGTGCCCAAGTCATGTACCAGCTGGCCAATCT ATATGAGCTTCTGGAAGATCCCCAACAGGCAATCGAGTGGTTGATACAGGTCTTGAGTGTAACTCACACCGACCCCCAGGCACTGGCCAAACTGGGGGAGCTCTATGATGGCGAGGGGGACAAATCCCAGGCTTTCCAGTACTACTACGAG TCCTTCAGGTACTTCCCCTCCAACATCGATGTGATCGAGTGGCTTGGGGCTTACTACATCGAGACACAGTTCTGTGAGAAAGCCATTCAGTACTTTGAAAGAGCCACACTCATACA ACCAACCCAGGTGAAGTGGCAGTTAATGGTGGCAAGCTGCTACAGAAGAAGTG GAAACTACCAGAAGGCTCTGGAAACGTATAAAGACATTCACCGCAAGTTTCCAGAAAATGTGGAAT GCCTGCGTTTCTTGGTGAGGCTGTGTACGGACATGGGTTTAAAGGAAGTCCAAGATTACGCCACCAAGCTGAAGAAAGCAGAGAAGATGAAGGAGATCAAAGAACAG AGGGTGAAGTCGGGGCGGGAGGGCAGTGCCAGAGGTCGGAGAGAAAGCCGAGAGGGCAGCGCCGGGAGTGCTG CAGGCGTCTCCACACCTGTCCTCACCTCTCCTAAGAAGGCCAGCATTATGG AGATGGATGTTAAAGCAG TATCTCAATCTGAGTCTAAACAACTCAGTCCACTGTTGGACTCAGGGAGAG
- the ift88 gene encoding intraflagellar transport protein 88 homolog isoform X4, with protein sequence MENVHLAGEEEDLYSGYNDYNPTFDSEELENDVGFQQAVRTSHGRRPPMTAKFPGTAIGARPLASSFGARIPLASSMGRPMTGAVQDGAARPMTAVRAAGYTSSLTRGSTFDPLGQSKGPAPSLEAKNEDTPEEKIKILEKKVNDLIEESCMAQSIGALQLALEKAKEAGRKERALVRQREQSGNADHINLDLTYSVLLNLANQYANNEMYPEALNSYQVIVKNKMFSNAGRLKVNMANIYVKQKNYPKAIKFYRMALDQISNAHKEMRIKIMQNIGVVFVRMGQYSDAITSFEHIMSESPNIKTGFNLILCYYAIGDRERMKKAFQKLISVPLGIDDEDKYIPSNDDTDSSMVIEAIKNDKLHQMERDLKVLAEKYIMTAAKLIAPAIETSFATGFDWCVDMVKNSQYVELANDLEINKAITYLRQKDFNQVEAVETLKTFEKKDSRVKSAAATNLSFLYFLEKDYDQADRYADLAMTADRYNPAALINKGNTVFVKQDYEKAAEFYKEALRNDSSCTEALYNLGLTYKKLNRLEEALDCFLKLHAILRNSAQVMYQLANLYELLEDPQQAIEWLIQVLSVTHTDPQALAKLGELYDGEGDKSQAFQYYYESFRYFPSNIDVIEWLGAYYIETQFCEKAIQYFERATLIQPTQVKWQLMVASCYRRSGNYQKALETYKDIHRKFPENVECLRFLVRLCTDMGLKEVQDYATKLKKAEKMKEIKEQRVKSGREGSARGRRESREGSAGSAEMDVKAVSQSESKQLSPLLDSGRDSGHSSNSTKGERLSAKMRSLPGSNEPYEASSPKEIDASYVDPLGPQMERPKTGAKRRVEDDDFADEELGDDLLPE encoded by the exons ATGGAAAATGTGCATTTGgctggggaggaggaggatctTTATTCGGGTTACAACGATTATAATCCAACGTTTGACTCCGAG GAGTTGGAAAACGATGTGGGCTTCCAGCAAGCAGTGAGGACAAGTCATGGAAGAAGACCTCCG ATGACTGCCAAATTTCCTGGCACTGCCATTGGCGCTCGACCTTTAGCTTCTTCCTTTGGA GCTCGGATCCCTCTGGCCTCTTCAATGGGCAGACCCATGACTGGAGCTGTGCAG GATGGAGCAGCCCGACCAATGACTGCTGTGAGAGCAGCAGGTTACACTTCCTCCCTGACACGTG GCTCGACCTTTGACCCTCTGGGCCAGTCCAAAGGCCCTGCACCTTCACTTGAAGCAAAGAATGAGGACAC ACCTGAGGAGAAGATTAAGAttctggagaaaaaagtgaATGACCTGATAGAAGAGAGCTGCATGGCACAGAGCATTGGAGCCTTACAACTG GCCCTTGAAAAGGCCAAAGAGgcagggaggaaggagagagcaCTGGTGAGACAGAGGGAACAATCTGGCAATGCGGACCACATCAATTTAGACCTCACCTACTCT GTTTTGCTCAACCTTGCCAACCAGTATGCGAACAATGAAATGTACCCAGAGGCCCTAAACAGCTACCAGGTCATTGTTAAGAACAAGATGTTCAGTAACGCAG GCCGCCTAAAAGTCAACATGGCCAACATCTACGTCAAACAGAAGAACTATCCTAAAGCCATCAAGTTCTACCGAATGGCACTGGATCAGATCTCCAACGCTCACAAGGAAATGAGGATCAAGATCATGCAGAACATCGGCGTGGTCTTTGTTCGCATGGGCCAATACTCAGACGCCATAACATCTTTCGAGCACATCATGAGTGAGAGTCCCAATATCAAGACCGGCTTCAACCTCATCCTGTGCTACTATGCCATCGGTGACAGGGAGAGGATGAAAAAGGCCTTTCAGAAGCTCATCTCTGTTCCTCTGGGCATCGATGATGAAGACAAGTACATCCCATCTAAT GATGACACAGACTCAAGTATGGTCATCGAGGCCATTAAGAACGACAAACTTCACCAGATGGAAAGAGATCT AAAAGTCCTGGCTGAGAAGTACATCATGACCGCTGCCAAACTCATTGCTCCGGCCATTGAGACATCTTTTGCTACTGGATTTGACTG GTGTGTGGACATGGTGAAGAATTCTCAGTATGTTGAGCTTGCCAACGATCTAGAGATAAACAAAGCTATCACCTACCTCCGACAGAAGGACTTCAACCAG GTTGAG GCAGTGGAGACTCTAAAGACATTTGAGAAGAAGGACAGCAGAGTGAAGAGTGCTGCTGCCACCAACCTCTCCTTCCTCTACTTCCTG GAGAAGGACTATGACCAGGCTGACCGATACGCAGACCTTGCCATGACCGCTGACCGCTACAACCCGGCAGCACTTATCAACAAAGGCAACACTGTGTTCGTCAAGCAAGACTATGAAAAGGCTGCAGAGTTCTACAAAGAAGCACTGAGGAATGATTCCTCCTGCACTGAGGCCCTCTACAACCTGG GTCTAACTTATAAGAAACTGAATCGTCTCGAGGAGGCTCTGGACTGCTTCCTGAAGCTCCATGCCATTCTACGGAACAGTGCCCAAGTCATGTACCAGCTGGCCAATCT ATATGAGCTTCTGGAAGATCCCCAACAGGCAATCGAGTGGTTGATACAGGTCTTGAGTGTAACTCACACCGACCCCCAGGCACTGGCCAAACTGGGGGAGCTCTATGATGGCGAGGGGGACAAATCCCAGGCTTTCCAGTACTACTACGAG TCCTTCAGGTACTTCCCCTCCAACATCGATGTGATCGAGTGGCTTGGGGCTTACTACATCGAGACACAGTTCTGTGAGAAAGCCATTCAGTACTTTGAAAGAGCCACACTCATACA ACCAACCCAGGTGAAGTGGCAGTTAATGGTGGCAAGCTGCTACAGAAGAAGTG GAAACTACCAGAAGGCTCTGGAAACGTATAAAGACATTCACCGCAAGTTTCCAGAAAATGTGGAAT GCCTGCGTTTCTTGGTGAGGCTGTGTACGGACATGGGTTTAAAGGAAGTCCAAGATTACGCCACCAAGCTGAAGAAAGCAGAGAAGATGAAGGAGATCAAAGAACAG AGGGTGAAGTCGGGGCGGGAGGGCAGTGCCAGAGGTCGGAGAGAAAGCCGAGAGGGCAGCGCCGGGAGTGCTG AGATGGATGTTAAAGCAG TATCTCAATCTGAGTCTAAACAACTCAGTCCACTGTTGGACTCAGGGAGAG
- the ift88 gene encoding intraflagellar transport protein 88 homolog isoform X2 produces the protein MENVHLAGEEEDLYSGYNDYNPTFDSEELENDVGFQQAVRTSHGRRPPMTAKFPGTAIGARPLASSFGARIPLASSMGRPMTGAVQDGAARPMTAVRAAGYTSSLTRGSTFDPLGQSKGPAPSLEAKNEDTPEEKIKILEKKVNDLIEESCMAQSIGALQLALEKAKEAGRKERALVRQREQSGNADHINLDLTYSVLLNLANQYANNEMYPEALNSYQVIVKNKMFSNAGRLKVNMANIYVKQKNYPKAIKFYRMALDQISNAHKEMRIKIMQNIGVVFVRMGQYSDAITSFEHIMSESPNIKTGFNLILCYYAIGDRERMKKAFQKLISVPLGIDDEDKYIPSNDDTDSSMVIEAIKNDKLHQMERDLKVLAEKYIMTAAKLIAPAIETSFATGFDWCVDMVKNSQYVELANDLEINKAITYLRQKDFNQVEAVETLKTFEKKDSRVKSAAATNLSFLYFLEKDYDQADRYADLAMTADRYNPAALINKGNTVFVKQDYEKAAEFYKEALRNDSSCTEALYNLGLTYKKLNRLEEALDCFLKLHAILRNSAQVMYQLANLYELLEDPQQAIEWLIQVLSVTHTDPQALAKLGELYDGEGDKSQAFQYYYESFRYFPSNIDVIEWLGAYYIETQFCEKAIQYFERATLIQPTQVKWQLMVASCYRRSGNYQKALETYKDIHRKFPENVECLRFLVRLCTDMGLKEVQDYATKLKKAEKMKEIKEQRVKSGREGSARGRRESREGSAGSAGVSTPVLTSPKKASIMEMDVKAVSQSESKQLSPLLDSGRDSGHSSNSTKGERLSAKMRSLPGSNEPYEASSPKEIDASYVDPLGPQMERPKTGAKRRVEDDDFADEELGDDLLPE, from the exons ATGGAAAATGTGCATTTGgctggggaggaggaggatctTTATTCGGGTTACAACGATTATAATCCAACGTTTGACTCCGAG GAGTTGGAAAACGATGTGGGCTTCCAGCAAGCAGTGAGGACAAGTCATGGAAGAAGACCTCCG ATGACTGCCAAATTTCCTGGCACTGCCATTGGCGCTCGACCTTTAGCTTCTTCCTTTGGA GCTCGGATCCCTCTGGCCTCTTCAATGGGCAGACCCATGACTGGAGCTGTGCAG GATGGAGCAGCCCGACCAATGACTGCTGTGAGAGCAGCAGGTTACACTTCCTCCCTGACACGTG GCTCGACCTTTGACCCTCTGGGCCAGTCCAAAGGCCCTGCACCTTCACTTGAAGCAAAGAATGAGGACAC ACCTGAGGAGAAGATTAAGAttctggagaaaaaagtgaATGACCTGATAGAAGAGAGCTGCATGGCACAGAGCATTGGAGCCTTACAACTG GCCCTTGAAAAGGCCAAAGAGgcagggaggaaggagagagcaCTGGTGAGACAGAGGGAACAATCTGGCAATGCGGACCACATCAATTTAGACCTCACCTACTCT GTTTTGCTCAACCTTGCCAACCAGTATGCGAACAATGAAATGTACCCAGAGGCCCTAAACAGCTACCAGGTCATTGTTAAGAACAAGATGTTCAGTAACGCAG GCCGCCTAAAAGTCAACATGGCCAACATCTACGTCAAACAGAAGAACTATCCTAAAGCCATCAAGTTCTACCGAATGGCACTGGATCAGATCTCCAACGCTCACAAGGAAATGAGGATCAAGATCATGCAGAACATCGGCGTGGTCTTTGTTCGCATGGGCCAATACTCAGACGCCATAACATCTTTCGAGCACATCATGAGTGAGAGTCCCAATATCAAGACCGGCTTCAACCTCATCCTGTGCTACTATGCCATCGGTGACAGGGAGAGGATGAAAAAGGCCTTTCAGAAGCTCATCTCTGTTCCTCTGGGCATCGATGATGAAGACAAGTACATCCCATCTAAT GATGACACAGACTCAAGTATGGTCATCGAGGCCATTAAGAACGACAAACTTCACCAGATGGAAAGAGATCT AAAAGTCCTGGCTGAGAAGTACATCATGACCGCTGCCAAACTCATTGCTCCGGCCATTGAGACATCTTTTGCTACTGGATTTGACTG GTGTGTGGACATGGTGAAGAATTCTCAGTATGTTGAGCTTGCCAACGATCTAGAGATAAACAAAGCTATCACCTACCTCCGACAGAAGGACTTCAACCAG GTTGAG GCAGTGGAGACTCTAAAGACATTTGAGAAGAAGGACAGCAGAGTGAAGAGTGCTGCTGCCACCAACCTCTCCTTCCTCTACTTCCTG GAGAAGGACTATGACCAGGCTGACCGATACGCAGACCTTGCCATGACCGCTGACCGCTACAACCCGGCAGCACTTATCAACAAAGGCAACACTGTGTTCGTCAAGCAAGACTATGAAAAGGCTGCAGAGTTCTACAAAGAAGCACTGAGGAATGATTCCTCCTGCACTGAGGCCCTCTACAACCTGG GTCTAACTTATAAGAAACTGAATCGTCTCGAGGAGGCTCTGGACTGCTTCCTGAAGCTCCATGCCATTCTACGGAACAGTGCCCAAGTCATGTACCAGCTGGCCAATCT ATATGAGCTTCTGGAAGATCCCCAACAGGCAATCGAGTGGTTGATACAGGTCTTGAGTGTAACTCACACCGACCCCCAGGCACTGGCCAAACTGGGGGAGCTCTATGATGGCGAGGGGGACAAATCCCAGGCTTTCCAGTACTACTACGAG TCCTTCAGGTACTTCCCCTCCAACATCGATGTGATCGAGTGGCTTGGGGCTTACTACATCGAGACACAGTTCTGTGAGAAAGCCATTCAGTACTTTGAAAGAGCCACACTCATACA ACCAACCCAGGTGAAGTGGCAGTTAATGGTGGCAAGCTGCTACAGAAGAAGTG GAAACTACCAGAAGGCTCTGGAAACGTATAAAGACATTCACCGCAAGTTTCCAGAAAATGTGGAAT GCCTGCGTTTCTTGGTGAGGCTGTGTACGGACATGGGTTTAAAGGAAGTCCAAGATTACGCCACCAAGCTGAAGAAAGCAGAGAAGATGAAGGAGATCAAAGAACAG AGGGTGAAGTCGGGGCGGGAGGGCAGTGCCAGAGGTCGGAGAGAAAGCCGAGAGGGCAGCGCCGGGAGTGCTG GCGTCTCCACACCTGTCCTCACCTCTCCTAAGAAGGCCAGCATTATGG AGATGGATGTTAAAGCAG TATCTCAATCTGAGTCTAAACAACTCAGTCCACTGTTGGACTCAGGGAGAG